Part of the Engystomops pustulosus chromosome 4, aEngPut4.maternal, whole genome shotgun sequence genome is shown below.
atTAACTATGTCTATGCAATGCATACAACTACAACTCACATGATCctgcagttctcagtaacagctcctcccacttatgctctgcttccagtgatgatctgtcctactctgttaccatagtgatAGTTTGTGGAATTGTCATCAccacacattacctcactgagatgggtctcaccacaacactggccatactggatgcactgcaaccaaccgactacagtcaaatgtagtggtgatcacatgacctgacaAGGCAGGGGCagcacatgtgatgtggacacatGACCAgcagcatcttctgtcctgtgtcttcttcaTAGGGACAATGTCACAGGACTAATTCAAGGTCCACTAGCATTTAACTCTACATTATAGTGTATCACCaccacatttttctgctaaggggagcaaaattttaaataacaactaattacatagtagcatatattttaatgacccattttaatatgaattatgctgattcctggaatcccCCTTTATTCATTAGACACTgagaaaatctgccatcaaaacacatcatgattaaccagggacatgtatatatagatcaaggcactgtgactgttatcttcttatatttgttatccttcttccttctaaaaccaactttataaattatgctgatgatcctgaggggctctgggtgtTGTTTTCAGAATCCATCAGTGATGtattttcacaggctgttacaatgagcatgtctcacccttccttcctccctctgtaatctgacctgctctgctcattgcagCAGCAAATGAAAATACATCACAGAGGGGTTTTGGAAACAGCCCCCatggccctcaggctcattaatgTAAAAGTTTAAAAGCTTATTTCTGTAGGAAGgataccatggataacaaatttaaaaagattaacacagtcacagtgcctgtcatcgggaatgtcattttaagctggtgacagtttccaatagcctatgctatgttcatttcaaaatgcctttgtcagaactctgaatcatttcagtagtttatatgagTTTAATTcacataacctggctccctgccagcagcatgtggtgagtctctGGGAAGGGggtgggcagctgcagcctgtgtgtgcctaggTCTCTTCATGCATGGCAAGAAGTGGGGAGGAGTGAGGGAGTTGAACGagtgagaggagactgacacagacaAAACACACGCGGCAGCTGCCCCTACCCGgggactcatcacatgctgctgggagggagccaggtaatgtgaattaaacttatatccaCTACTAAAATTATTCAGAATTCtaacaaaagcatttttaaaatcaacaaagAACAggctgacaggtttgctttaaatagGGAGCAAAAGCAGAGGGAAAAGAAGGACACtgcaacatatttctttaataaagtataaatacaaattttacaacacccagcacccccactgTTCAGCTATTCTTAGCAGCCAATAAACAgccagaaaacccttttaatccACTATTCattttttccataaacattaacaATGAATGCAGGAATATATACACATCTTTAGTGTTTGAGTTGATTGTGTACACAGTGTTATCTTGTGTTAGACATTTCTCAGCTTGCTCATGTTTTGCCCTTTTATCGCAATAATAAAATACCTGGAATTATTTAGGCAGGAGGAAACTACTGCTTCTTGGGGTTTTTTGTGATTTTAGAAGACTAGGGTTTATAAGCATTCCTCTTTAATACTCCACTTTGGTCCAATGAGGGAGGTAAGCTAAGAAAACTGTCCCACAACACATATTCTAAGCATTTTACACGGACTGTAGAGGCTTTTATGACAAATACATAAAATGGATATGGACTATTGGGGGATGGATATGTTTGACCAATGTAAAAGTGAGTGTGGCCTAAATTGAGCTGCCAGAGTTAAAACCAAGTAACCATTACCACATTAAACtacaagtcccctgtagtatctagaatttcctgttttatgtgaaatcttacccgtttacctataaaatatctcTTCCAAAAAGTGAAAATGTTGAGAAGAGTCAATTTCCTAAATTGAGTCACTTAAAGAGGCTGGAAGAGGAGTGTAACTTCAGACACTCCTATCTTCAGTCCTGTAGTACCCAAAAACAGGAacaatttcatctttcagatcacatcaggcttgtgaccCATAGTTGGAAATGAAGATCCAGTTTCCACCTATTTCTTTAagtgcctgtatctccagttttgTAACTTGccgaaccacaagcctgatggtaTCTGtaatatgagattcttatctttaacatgacaccaaaGAATATTTCTTGGTATTACAGAACCGTAGATAAGGGGTCTTGatttgacactccccctgcagcctctaatcttgactcatctcaggcaaaatatggaaCTATAAACATATATATGCCTCTTATCTGCTCATTTTAGCCTAAATTGAGAGGATATTTGTTATAACAGATTTCAGATAAAAGAGGGGATTATAGAACGAACATTTCATACTCTTCAAGAGGGTAGACCTCTTATCCATCACATTTTAAAAATCTGGTGCAGtaaaagactgtctagtctaatttTCACCAGTGTCAGTTACTCTCCCCACATTGTAGATGTTTTCAGCAATGGCACATACAGCAAGCAGCAGGAGTCACTGGGATATCTAGTCACTTGACACTGGCAATGGAAGGAACAGAATGGCTTTTTGACCGTAATGAGTCCGGGATCCGCGCTTGCACGTACCATTCTTCTTAATGCCGACAAACCAGTTCAGATCAGCATACTTCTTTGACTTGTACGTGTTGTAGCTATTCTCTTCTACTGTCTCCAGAAACAGGCATTCCTCATTCAGtgtcatcttaaaaaaaaaagtaaaaaaataacctCAGTTTATTGCTTGTGGGAAAACTAAACTTTGGTGTTATATTTAGAGAACTTGGACGGGATTGCTGTGTTAGAGCTACATTCTGGCTAAGCAAATTATTGCTGTTGGTCAGGACATGAAACCAAAGCTACCCTGGACTTCCTGCTGCGGCACTGTCTGGGATTTATTTAAAATCTGCTCTTTTTGCATTTTTCGTTGACTGTAGGTAGTGTTTTACCACTAATAGAACCACTTCTGACAGAACTTATGTTCCTTTCACTCTTATATTTACATGCTCTGAGGGAGGAAGAGAAATACTTAATAGGGGGATTtctgcaaaaataaaaacaacttgAAAAGGAGCGTTTTAGAATTAAACATTATTCTGGCTATGTTTTTTATATAGAGGTATGAGATAATATTCCCCAAAACAAAATATCTCGGGCTCTGTCTCTACACATTTACATATAATAACTTAAAGGTGTTGGTCCCTTGTACTATACTAAGTATAAGACGctaataggggcagatttacttacctggtcctgtagcGATCCCGCGGTACGTTgtttgacgaggattcgggtctgccacgattcactaagctcgtgctcCCAAGTTCCTCcatccatcgcttctgcgccgaggtccgccgaagttcctctgcttcttcccggtgcttgtaagtgcttgtcttgccacacaattctaaatgttgaaTCCTGTGCGTTgttcaaatccgtcgggttgtccaaaggcccgccccccaatttctgtcgcgtgcaagccggcaccgatgcttcaaaatccgatcgcgtgcgcgaaaatcccggggcaattcggcacaaaacggaaatcgtcaggaaacccgacgaaaatgtgtgttggcggacccttagtaaatgagccccatagcgtCAGCCATGTTATATTTaccctttttaaagtttatagggaGCCCACGTGTCATAGAACCCCTGGACTTCCTTTCTTGTGTCCTGCTGGCATCTGGCAAATCCAGATGGTCTTCATATCCCTACACTGTAGCCACTACATTATCACTGGTTGGCAGAGCAAGCAAATGTCTTTGGATCGcctctccaaccactgatatgggactGGGTATAATGGAGGGTGCATGAAGACCCCTCCATCCATAGGAGGTcaaaggaagtcctgagtcctgctgcgtGGGGGTCAAGTGAACTACAGCTCTTGGCAGACTTTAATAGGGTAAGTAATGGATGACCCTATTATGGTTTTATACTAATGGTTGCCACACAGTAGCTGTGATCAGGCCATGACTCAACCTAAAGAGTGCCGTATCATGAACTGACCTCACAGCCAGGAACcaaactctgtgcatcatatcaATCTTATACTCATCCTGCAGTTGAAGTTGGGCACCATTTTAAGTTTTGCTATGAGGCTTTATAGTTTGTTGTTACACCTCTGAACAAAACCCCTTTGTAGTAAATTGTTGGGGTCTGAGAAATGCCAAAACTATAATGTCTTTGTATGAGAAAGAAGCACCCTATACCCCCGCCCCTCCAGGTTCCAAGGCCCAGGTGAgtgtgcaccctctgcaccccctcagcgTATAACCCTGGGACTAATCTCCCAGATCCCTAGCTAAAAAATGTTTAATGTCTTTATGACATGTCAAAAGATGACCTTACATGAAATTCTAATATAAAGAATATGTTTGAAACGGCCTTAACCTATAAACCTGATTGAACTTCACCCAGGTCTACCAAGCAAATGGTGCAATCATTGTATAGTTATCATACTCACTGATCCATACAAAAGGCCTGTAGAGTCCATAGCCAAGTAGTTCTCATTGCCAGTGTCCTTGATACACACCACACCAATACTTTCTGAACTAAGTTGTAATCTAACTAAAAATAAGAAGAGAGAGCAATTTTGGCTGTGCATAATGTATACAAGAGCATAAATAACATCATAGAAAGACCCTGCGCAAGGGTTTCACAAAACTAACTGAATCTCTTTTaataaaacctaccatttgatttgatgcactataaagcaaacataccttgagaatgctgtagctacactgatgcagaatcatatcttggttgtgttgagctgagtggttttgctgaaaaaactaaaattatgataatgaagctctgtcgtttCTGTGTCTAGGTTCCacgcttttcctttcacattagttatgcactgtacTAGAGGatgttgtaattactgtattgtccctgccaggcagaataatcaatttctgcaccatcccccagctgctgtgtatgagtgatccagctcaggttcattATTCAtttcttggctgttcagaaagctccgtgtgtaatgtggatccagctttcctaaggtcttgaattttataatatttttttcatcaaaaccacttAACTAAGGGATTATACAAggtatgattctgcatcagtgtagctacagcagtctcagggtatgtttggttcataattagagatgagcgaacatactcgtccgagcttgatgctcgatcgagcattagcgtactcgtaactgctcgttgctcggacgagtatttcgcccgctcgagaaaatggcagctcccgccgttttgctttttggcggccagaaacagagccaatcacaagccaggagactctgcactccacccagcatgacgtggtacccttacacgtagatagcagtggttggctggccagatcaggtgaccctgggatagactagccgctgcccgcgctgctcggatcattctctgtctggatgccgctagggagagagctgctgctgctcagggaaagcgttagggtgttctattagcttactgttaggcaggagtgattctaaaagaacccaacagcccttcttagggctacaataacgttatatatattttttttttttatttgcagctagtaccatattgtgaggaattagcagggggacttgctaccgttgtgtttagctcttagtgacacacatatccacctcaaacaccaaagtgggaaaatttattaggggtttgagtagaattaggcacagtctgccagtttctttttattttacgtttatttttttcattactcagcgtcatctcatctggcatagtagtgtgctgtaatacttggctagaaaatagccataggagaatacaaacgtcttaattacgcctacagtagcgttatatatatttgatttctggttgatctgctggtggctgtacttgctgcagtgcatctactatcaaattgggagcaatttggagtcagacttgcgaccactgtgttttagtgacgcacatatccatcgcaaagaccgaagtgggaaaatttattagggcccggggttgtatttcaattaggcacagtctgccagtttctttttattttacgtttatttttttcataactcagcgtcatctcatctggcatagtagtgtgctgtaatacttggctagaaaatagccataggagaatacaaacgtcttaattacgcctacagtagcgttatatatttttgatttctggttgatctgctggtggctgtacttgctgcagtgcatctactatcaaattgggagcaatttggagtcagacttgcgaccactgtgttttagtgacgcacatatccatcgcaaagaccgaagtgggaaaatttattagggcccggggttgtatttcaattaggcacagtctgccagtttctttttattttacgtttatttttttcataactcagcgtcatctcatctggcatagtagtgtgctgtaatacttggctagaaaatagccataggagaatacaaacgtcttaattacgcctacagtagcgttatatatatttgatttctggttgatctgctggtggctgtacttgctgcagtgcatctactatcaaattgggagcaatttggagtcagacttgcgaccactgtgttttagtgacgcacatatccatcgcaaagaccgaagtgggaaaatttattagggcccggggttgtatttcaattaggcacagtctgccagtttctttttattttacgtttatttttttcataactcagcgtcatctcatctggcatagtagtgtgctgtaatacttggctagaaaatagccataggagaatacaaacggcttacttacgcctacagtagcgttatatatatttgatttctggttgatctgctggtggctgtacttgctgcagtgcatctactatcaaattgggagcaatttggagtcagacttgcgaccactgtgttttagtgacgcacatatccatcgcaaagaccgaagtgggaaaatttattagggcccggggttgtatttcaattaggcacagtctgccatttccttttttattttacgtttatttttttcataactcagcgtcatctcatctggcatagtagtgtgctgtaatacttggctagaaaatagccataggagaatacaaacggcttacttacgcctacagtagcgttatatatatttgatttctggttgatttgctggtggctgtacttgctgcagtgcatctactatcaaattgggagcaatttggagtcagacttgcgaccactgtgttttagtgacgcacatatccatcgcaaagaccgaagtgggaaaatttattagggcccggggttgtatttcaattaggcacagtctgccatttccttttttattttacgtttatttttttcataactcagcgtcatctcatctggcatagtagtgtgctgtaatacttggctagaaaatagccatagcaataggatagcatcgtttggttttaaaaactaaaaaacacaaaaaaaaaacaaaaaaaaaaaaaaaagttaaaaaaaaaatacaagttataactctcattttcaaaatgattaacccgagggctaggggtagaggacgagggcggggacgtgggcgtccaactactgcaggggtcagaggccgtggtcctgggcggggtgagacaccacctgcttatgagggagcaggggaacgccgcagagctacactccctaggttcatgtctgaagttactgggaatcgtggtagagcactgttgaggccagaacagtgcgaacaggtgatgtcgtggattgccgacaatgcttcgagcaatttgtccaccagtcagtcttccacgcagtccacccatgtcaccgaaatcggcactcctccagctcctgcacctcagcctcctcccccccagtctgccccctcccagcaaaatttgccatttgaaccggcatactctgaggaactgttttctggacccttcccacagtcacaaaccacttgtccggttgctgatgagcaattttccgatgcccaggttttccaccagtcgcagtctgtgggtgatgatgaccttgttgacctagtggaagaagtgtgtaaagaggtgtccgacgatgaggagacacggttgtcagacagtggggaagttgttgtcagggcaggaagtccgaggggggagcagactgagggatcggaggatgatgaggtgacagacccaagctgggttgagaggccgggtgaacacagtgcttctgagacggaggagagtcctcgaccagaacaggttggaagaggcagtggtggggccagacggagaggcagggccagagctggtgcatcagcgccaaatgtgtcaactagtgaagctcccgtggcgagggctcctgcggcgagggctagattttcagaagtctggaggttctttaaggaagcaccggatgaccgacggactgtggtgtgccacatttgccaaaccaggatcagcaggggttccaccactactagcttaactaccaccagtatgcgcaggcatatgaatgctaaacaccccactcagtggcaacaagcgcgttcacctccggccgtgcacaccactgcttcttcccctgtgtcagctgatagtcagccccctgcccaggaccctgccacaaaaaccccatcgtcacctccacgatcctccacagcatccaccagcgttcagctctccataccccagacgctggagcggaaacgcaaatatagtgcaacccacccgcacgcccaagcccttaatgtgcacatctccagattgctaagcctggagatgctgccctataggctagtagagaccgaggcctttcgcagcctcatggcggcggccgcccctcggtattcggtccccagccgccactacttttcccgatgtgccgtcccagccctgcaccagcacgtgtcagacaacataatccgtgccctgaccaacgccgtttctgacaaggtccacctgaccacggacacgtggacgagtgctgccgggcagggccactatatatctctgacggcacattgggttaacttggtggaggctgggaccgagtgtgaccctgcggctggtcatatactgccgacgccgaggattgcggggcctacctcggtccaggtgtttgaggcctactatgcctcctcctcctcccacccctcctccacctcctcctccgaacgaccatccgtgggcatggcgccatcagtcggtagctctaggcacagcagcagtgccgtcgctaagcgacagcaggcggtgctcaaactgctgagcctaggcgataaaaggcacaccgcccaagaactattacagggcatcacggcgcagactgatctgtggctggcaccgctgaacctgaagccaggcatggttgtgtgtgacaacggccgtaacctggtggcggctctgcaactcggcagactgacacatgtgccatgcctggcccatgtgttaaatctgatagttcagcgtttcctcaagacataccccaatctgtctgatttgctcacgaaggtgcgccgcatctgtgcgcatttcaggaagtccagcacagatgctgccactctcagggcagcgcagcgccgcctccaactgcccgctcaccgactgttgtgcgacgtgcccacgaggtggaattcaacactgaccatgttatccagagtttaccagcagcgccgagcgattgtagactgccagatgtcaacttccaccagaactggtagtcaggtcagtcagcttcctcaagtctacaatgaggagtggacgtggatatctgatatctgtcaggtgctgagtaactttgaggagtcaacacagatggtcagtggcgatgccgccatcatcagcctcaccatcccgctgcttggcctgttgaaaaactctctggtcagcatgaagtcggaagctttgcgctcctcacaagagacaggggaagaagattcccttgttgatagccaaagcacccttaggtctgtttctcagcgcatatcggaggaggtggaggaggatgaggaggaagaggaggagaatgttggcgagacacaagaggggaccattgttgagtcctacactgttgagcgtgtatgggcagaagaagaggagttggaggagttggaggaggaggaaatggacagtcaggccagtgaggggagtgaattcttacgcgttggtactctggcgcatatggcagatttcatgctaggctgcctatcccgtgaccctcgcgttcaaagaatttattccagcaccgattactgggtgttcactctcctggacccacggtacaagcaaaatctttccactctcatccctggagaggaaaggagtgtgagaatgcatgaataccagcaggccctggtgcacaagctgaaacagtatttcccttctgacagcgctagcggcagagtgcgtagttctgcgggacaagtagcgagggagagtaggcgagcaggcagcttgtccagcactggcaagggtacgctttacaaggcttttgccagctttatgtcaccccagcaagacactgtcacctgtccccagtctcggcagagtagggctgatctttacagaaagatggtgagggagtacgtagctgaccataccatcgtcctaaatgatcacacagctccctacaactactgggtttcaaagctggacatgtggcacgaactggcgctctacgccttggaggttcttgcctgccctgccgctagcgtcttgtcagagcgggttttcagtgcagctggtggcatcatcaccgataagcgtacacgcctgtcgactgacagcgctgacaggctgacgcttatcaagatgaataaagcatggatttctcctaatttcaaatctccagcaggtgaaggaagctcaacctgaataatttatccactcctcctcctcctcattttcctccttctcctcctctttctacagtaaagcagaggaaactggctgttttttgacagggcccactggctctaggtatagtactttatgcatttaatttttctggagggccaccgacacggtcctctgttttaaacaatttttgggagtgccacatacaggcactcaatctattcaatttttctggagggccacctttccggtcctctgttttaaacaattttttgggactgccacatacaggcactcaatctattccatttttctggagggccacctacctgctcctctggtttgaaaaattttttggactgccacatacaggcactcaatctattccatttttctggagggccacctacctgctcctctggtttaaaaacttttttggactgccacatacaggcactcaatctattccatttttctggagggccacctacctgctcctctggtttgaaaaattttttggactgccacatacaggcactcaatctattccatttttctggagggccacctacctgctcctctggtttgaaaaattttttggactgccacatacaggcactatccaaattgaattgtctccatagcagcctccacacgttgtctccattgctacctccaaaagtcgtccatatagctgcctcc
Proteins encoded:
- the FGF1 gene encoding fibroblast growth factor 1 translates to MAEGDITTFNLITEKFDLPMGNYKKPKLLYCSNGGYFLRILPEGVVDGTRDRDDLNIRLQLSSESIGVVCIKDTGNENYLAMDSTGLLYGSMTLNEECLFLETVEENSYNTYKSKKYADLNWFVGIKKNGTCKRGSRTHYGQKAILFLPLPVSSD